In the Primulina eburnea isolate SZY01 unplaced genomic scaffold, ASM2296580v1 ctg739_ERROPOS11973397, whole genome shotgun sequence genome, one interval contains:
- the LOC140821981 gene encoding transcription factor UNE10-like, with protein MTQCVPSWDLDDNSALPGLDYEVAELTWKNGQLAMHGLGPPRVPPIKHTAWDKPRAGAGTLESIVNQATRLPYPKSASDGSGDDIVPWFDHRRTMVNPAASASMTMTMDALVPCNNINIISRNDNPVPSSHLLESGTCVVGCSTRVGSCSGVPATLDGGVVGGNHVPRLDINSCDTNGSASESATCGLDSQLLTRDTYEKELGVAGFTSPSTESPENTSSGKEYSKSTGEDHDSVCRSRRLRYKCDDEGKKRGTRKSSVITKRSRAAAIHNQSERKRRDRINQRMKTLQKLVPNSSKTDKASMLDEVIEYVKQMQAQVQVMRMNMSHMNMLPLTVMQQQHQHLQMSMMNPMGMGMGMGIVDMNAMGRPGAGMLPPPTAGIPLPPPSFMPVGATWDNPGGPASVMTDPLSMFMAWQSQLMTIECLQQACSFVSAIPATTCL; from the exons ATGACTCAGTGTGTACCAAGTTGGGATCTTGATGATAATTCCGCCCTGCCCGG GTTGGATTATGAAGTAGCAGAATTGACTTGGAAGAATGGGCAATTAGCCATGCATGGCTTAGGCCCTCCTCGCGTGCCTCCTATTAAGCACACTGCATGGGATAAGCCACGCGCCGGCGCCGGAACACTGGAGTCCATAGTCAACCAAGCCACGCGCCTCCCCTATCCCAAGTCCGCCTCAGATGGCAGCGGCGACGATATTGTCCCTTGGTTTGACCACCGCAGAACCATGGTCAACCCTGCGGCCAGCGCCTCCATGACCATGACAATGGACGCCTTAGTTCCATGCAATAACATCAACATAATTAGCAGGAACGATAACCCGGTCCCCTCCTCGCACTTGCTGGAATCCGGCACGTGCGTGGTGGGGTGCTCCACCAGGGTGGGTTCGTGCAGCGGCGTCCCCGCCACCTTGGACGGCGGAGTTGTGGGAGGGAATCACGTCCCACGTTTGGACATCAACAGCTGTGACACGAACGGAAGCGCGAGCGAGAGCGCCACATGCGGTTTGGATAGCCAGCTGTTGACGCGTGATACCTACGAGAAGGAATTGGGAGTGGCGGGGTTCACGTCTCCGTCGACCGAATCACCGGAAAATACCAGTTCCGGTAAGGAATATAGCAAGAGCACCGGCGAGGACCATGACTCCGTGTGTCGTAGTAGACGGCTG AGGTATAAATGTGACGATGAGGGGAAGAAAAGAGGAACTAGAAAGTCGTCAGTCATAACAAAAAGGAGTCGGGCAGCTGCTATTCATAACCAGTCTGAACGT AAACGAAGGGACAGGATAAATCAAAGGATGAAGACTCTGCAGAAGTTGGTCCCAAATTCCAGCAAG ACGGATAAAGCTTCGATGCTGGATGAAGTGATAGAATATGTGAAACAGATGCAAGCACAAGTTCAGGTGATGAGGATGAACATGTCACACATGAATATGCTGCCATTAACAGTCATGCAGCAGCAGCATCAACACCTTCAAATGTCGATGATGAACCCTATGGGAATGGGGATGGGGATGGGGATCGTGGACATGAATGCCATGGGGCGGCCGGGGGCCGGAATGTTGCCACCTCCGACTGCTGGAATCCCGCTCCCTCCCCCCTCCTTTATGCCGGTGGGGGCGACGTGGGATAATCCCGGGGGACCTGCTTCGGTGATGACGGATCCGTTATCCATGTTCATGGCATGGCAATCGCag CTAATGACAATTGAATGCTTACAACAGGCTTGCAGCTTTGTATCAGCAATTCCAGCAACCACCTGCCTCTAg